The following are encoded in a window of Pelecanus crispus isolate bPelCri1 chromosome 6, bPelCri1.pri, whole genome shotgun sequence genomic DNA:
- the RIOX1 gene encoding ribosomal oxygenase 1, producing MAAGGAEEQQQQRRRLGRLSALSVYRRAAGAGRLERRRRGTPLPAGGKRAKARPRRGGAGGGGGGGPEPEAPPPPPPPGRVERAKAPAGGPEAKRCGGPAASPGGPRPAGEDGGGGGGGVVGLLRRLGRVEDSRQRAAELFRWLVAPVPPGEFLGRHWERAPLLVRRGDPGYYAGLFSTADFDAALRGGEVHFGTHLDVTSYAEGVRETHNPSGRALPAVVWDFYQNGCSLRLLSPQAFSPTVWHFLSILQEHFGSMAGANTYLTPPGTQGFAPHYDDIEAFVLQLEGKKRWRVYSPRTDAEVLPQFSSANLTQAELGEPALETVLEAGDLLYFPRGFIHQGDCLPDAHSLHITVSSYQRNTWGDLLEKLLPAALQMALEEDVEYRQGLPMGYLGYMGVANSDAVDARRTAFMEKVQSLLRKLVDYAPIDAAVDQRAKSFLHDCLPPVLTQSEKAQSVYGFPARWQDGGPRDVDILITKDTEVRLLRHGVVRLCNEEAGVMLYYTTENSRVYHKEEPKFLEIDPEYTDSIEFLLSSYPNHVSVDALPCETLDDKISLATLLFERGILTTKKPLVQV from the coding sequence atggcggcgggcggcgcggaggagcagcagcagcagcggcggcggctggggcGGCTGTCGGCGCTGTCGGTGTAccgccgggcggcgggggccgggcggctggagcggcgccgccgcgggacgccgctgcccgccgggggCAAGCGGGCCAAAGCGCGGCcgaggcgcggcggggcgggaggcggcggcggcggcggcccagAGCCGGaggccccgccgccaccgccgccgcccggccgcgtGGAGCGGGCCAAGGCGCCGGCCGGCGGCCCCGAAGCGAAGCGgtgcggcggccccgcggcgagCCCGGGCggcccgcggccggcgggggaggatggcggcggcggcggcggcggcgtggTGGGGCTGCTGCGGCGGCTGGGGCGGGTGGAGGACAGCCGGCAGCGGGCGGCCGAGCTGTTCCGCTGGCTGGTGGCGCCGGTGCCGCCGGGGGAGTTCCTGGGGCGGCACTGGGAGCGGGCGCCGCTGCTGGTGCGGCGGGGCGACCCCGGCTACTACGCGGGGCTCTTCTCCACCGCCGACTTCGACGCCGCCCTGCGAGGCGGGGAGGTGCACTTCGGGACCCATCTGGACGTGACCAGCTACGCCGAGGGGGTGCGGGAGACGCACAACCCGTCCggccgggccctgcccgccgTCGTCTGGGACTTCTACCAGAACGGCTGCTCCCTGCGGCTCCTCAGCCCCCAGGCTTTCTCCCCCACCGTCTGGCACTTCCTCTCCATCCTGCAGGAGCACTTCGGCAGCATGGCGGGGGCCAACACGTACCTCACGCCGCCTGGGACGCAGGGCTTCGCCCCCCACTACGACGACATCGAGGCCTTcgtgctgcagctggaggggaaGAAGCGCTGGCGCGTCTACAGCCCCCGGACGGATGCCGAGGTGCTGCCCCAGTTCTCCAGTGCAAACCTCACGCAGGCTGAACTCGGCGAGCCCGCGCTGGAGACGGTGCTGGAGGCCGGGGACCTGCTGTACTTCCCCCGCGGCTTTATCCACCAGGGCGACTGCCTCCCTGACGCGCACTCGCTCCACATCACGGTGTCTTCCTACCAGAGGAACACCTGGGGGGACCTTCTGGAGAAGCTCCTCCCGGCTGCCCTGCAGATGGCCCTGGAGGAGGACGTGGAGTACCGGCAAgggcttcccatgggctacCTGGGGTACATGGGGGTCGCCAACTCGGACGCAGTCGACGCTCGCCGAACGGCCTTTATGGAGAAGGTGCAGAGCCTGCTAAGGAAACTCGTTGACTATGCGCCCATTGATGCTGCTGTGGATCAGAGAGCCAAGTCATTTCTTCATGACTGTCTCCCCCCGGTGCTTACGCAAAGTGAAAAGGCGCAGAGCGTGTACGGCTTCCCAGCCCGGTGGCAAGATGGAGGCCCCCGCGATGTCGATATACTGATAACGAAAGACACAGAAGTACGTCTCCTCCGCCATGGCGTTGTTAGATTGTGTAATGAAGAAGCAGGCGTGATGCTGTATTACACAACGGAAAACTCAAGAGTGTATCACAAGGAAGAACCCAAGTTCCTTGAGATAGATCCTGAGTATACAGACAGTATCGAATTTCTCCTGTCTTCCTATCCAAACCACGTCAGTGTGGATGCCCTTCCATGTGAAACCTTGGATGACAAGATTTCTCTAGCCACGCTCCTATTTGAGAGGGGCATTCTGACTACAAAGAAGCCTCTGGTGCAAGTGTAA